In Portunus trituberculatus isolate SZX2019 unplaced genomic scaffold, ASM1759143v1 PGA_scaffold_466__1_contigs__length_13796, whole genome shotgun sequence, the genomic window ACACCGACTCGCTCCCGCAGCTGACGGAGTGTTACTtgctaataataccactactacttgttaatcccacctactaccactactactcgcCATGTCCGGACgcggcaaaggaggaaaggtgaagggaaagtcaaAGTCCCGTTCCAGCCGTGCTGGACTCCAGTTCCCGGTCGGCAGGATTCATCGCCTCCTGAGGAAGGGCAACTACGCCGAGCGAGTGGGGGCTGGCGCCCCCGTGTACCTTGCAGCGGTCATGGAGTACCTGGCCGCCGAAGTCCTCGAGCTTGCCGGCAACGCCGCCCGCGACAACAAGAAGACTCGCATCATCCCACGTCACCTGCAGCTGGCCATCCGGAACGACGAGGGGGAACTTAACAAGCTCCTCTCCTGGGTCACCATTGCACAGGGTGGCGTGCTGCCAAACATTCAGGCTGTGCTCCTTCCCAAGAAGACCGAGA contains:
- the LOC123500678 gene encoding histone H2A-like, yielding MSGRGKGGKVKGKSKSRSSRAGLQFPVGRIHRLLRKGNYAERVGAGAPVYLAAVMEYLAAEVLELAGNAARDNKKTRIIPRHLQLAIRNDEGELNKLLSWVTIAQGGVLPNIQAVLLPKKTEKK